TAAATTTAGTCTAGGACCAACGCTGTATCTTataatttatctttattatATTGATATCTATacaggaaaaaataagcaaaaatactttcagcatactgaatacaaaatatttttgtgataaatacaactaaaagaaaaagaaaaactaaacaatcaTACAGGACATTGATCAGACAGTCTTACAATATTGATTGAGAGAGAAATCTTAAGGATTACATAAACAGTCTCTGACCTAAATAATCCTTAATTACCTTCATGTTACCTTTCACagattataaattatattactttaccataataattaaatttacataaataaataagaaagaacTGATATGAACAAACTTAAAGAGCCTgacaattcaaataaacatattcaCTGTTATACAGTATCAAgattcaataaatgtttttaaagttttaaagtgtCATGAGTAAATTTTTAGAATGTCCTTCTTCACACCAGTAAGAATTGACATTTTCCAGCACATCTTCCTCTGGAAACCAGCAGAGACGTTATTGCTGGTTTGAAAGAAGCCATGACAGCAGGACCAAGCTGAGTGCAGTGATGAGGCTGATGTTGTGGCTTACTCCACTTGATACCTCTGCAAGTGAGGAAAAGAAGACACATGaccttatttgaaaaaacacCTCCTCTGTTATATACCAGATTTTGTATCATTGCAATgctaacttatttttatttgaatgtaattTAGCTTACGTATGTCATCCACAAGAAAAGAAGCAGTTTCAATGTTGAAGTCTGTGACGATCAAAGCTGCTTTCAGCAAAACCTCTGCAATTTGAATGTTGCTAGGTATAAACGCTGCTGAAAATTTGAGGTTCATGTTGTTGACAATTGATCCGTTGCATCCGGTAGAAGACATGGAAGCTGTGAAATGCTATAGGCTTGGATGAGCAGATTAGCATGAGGATTAGAGACGTCTTCCCCCCGGGACCTGGACACTGGTGGAGGAGGCAAAGGAGAGGGTGGAAGTCTGAAGAAGATGGAAGAACAAGGGTGGAGAAGAAGGGATGGAGGTGGGTTGAAGCCCGACTGGTGGGCAGATGGAGCCGTAGATGGAGAAGTTAATTGAGGTGCATTCCGATGCTGATAGGTTGTGGTAGAAGCTCATGACGCAGCGATTGGATGATGTAGGTAAGGCTGAAGAAAATCTTCCAGGACTACAGCAGGTCAGCCATCATTACCtacatgtgtttgtgttcagggCACACACAGCATTAATAATTACACATGTAACGCTAATTAATAAAATCAGTCCCTACTGGCTGACCAATAAAAGGCACAGATTCCTTTAATGTAAGAGGAAACATTTTAGGAGAAAACctgtgttcaaaataaaatataattaaaaaaaatctcaatatagAGGCTACACGTAGTTGTCCTGTTctgttttaagtttaaatatgaataatttccCTTCATAATGTAATAGTTCTGTATAGCCttggaggttgttttttttgttccattaaatttgctttaatttttataatctgattgtttaataaacttttgttacttttaactGTGCCATTAAATACATATATGTTAAATGCTGATTATGTTTTAGAAACAGATTAAAGACTTCTTCAAGTCCCCAGGCTGAATTTCAACCCCAAGCGCTCTGCAATCTGGAGCTTCACATAATGtataaaatgaagatttttctttttttaaaattttttactaTGTGCCCCCATAAAAAAAATGATCGCCCCACCTTGGACACTCTGATAAATTTAGTCTAGGACCAACGCTGTATCTTataatttatctttattatATTGATATCTATacaggaaaaaataagcaaaaatactttcagcatactgaatacaaaatatttttgtgataaatacaactaaaagaaaaagaaaaactagacAATCATACAGGACATTGATCAGACAGTTTTACAATATTGATTGAGAGAGAAATCTTAAGGATTACATAAACAGTCTCTGACCTAAATAATCCTTAATTACCTTCATGTTACCGTTCACagattataaattatattactttaccataataattaaatttacataaataaataagaaagaacTGATATGAACAAACTTAAAGAGCCTgacaattcaaataaacatattcaCTGTTATACAGTATCAAgattcaataaatgtttttaaagttttaaagtgtCATGAGTAAATTTTTAGAATGTCCTTCTTCACACCAGTAAGAATTGACATTTTCCAGCACATCTTCCTCTGGAAACCAGCAGAGACGTTATTGCTGGTTTGAAAGAAGCCATGACAGCAGGACCAAGCTGAGTGCAGTGATGAGGCTGATGTTGTGGCTTACTCCACTTGATACCTCTGCAAGTGAGGAAAAGAAGACACATGaccttatttgaaaaaacacCTCCTCTGTTATATACCAGATTTTGTATCATTGCAATgctaacttatttttatttgaatgtaattTAGCTTACGTATGTCATCCACAAGAAAAGAAGCAGTTTCAATGTTGAAGTCTGTGACGATCAAAGCTGCTTTCAGCAAAACCTCTGCAATTTGAATGTTGCTAGGTATAAACGCTGCTGAAAATTTGAGGTTCATGTTGTTGACAATTGATCCGTTGCATCCGGTAGAAGACATGGAAGCTGTGAAATGCTATAGGCTTGGATGAGCAGATTAGCATGAGGATTAGAGACGTCTTCCCCCCGGGACCTGGACACTGGTGGAGGAGGCAAAGGAGAGGGTGGAAGTCTGAAGAAGATGGAAGAACAAGGGTGGAGAAGAAGGGATGGAGGTGGGTTGAAGCCCGACTGGTGGGCAGATGGAGCCGTAGATGGAGAAGTTAATTGAGGTGCATTCCGATGCTGATAGGTTGTGGTAGAAGCTCATGACGCAGCGATTGGATGATGTAGGTAAGGCTGAAGAAAATCTTCCAGGACTACAGCAGGTCAGCCATCATTACCtacatgtgtttgtgttcagggCACACACAGCATTAATAATTACACATGTAACGCTAATTAATAAAATCAGTCCCTACTGGCTGACCAATAAAAGGCACAGATTCCTTTAATGTAAGAGGAAACATTTTAGGAGAAAACctgtgttcaaaataaaatataattaaaaaaaatctcaatatagAGGCTACACGTAGTTGTCCTGTTctgttttaagtttaaatatgaataatttccCTTCATAATGTAATAGTTCTGTATAGCCttggaggttgttttttttgttccattaaatttgctttaatttttataatctgattgtttaataaacttttgttacttttaactGTGCCATTAAATACATATATGTTAAATGCTGATTATGTTTTAGAAACAGATTAAAGACTTCTTCAAGTCCCCAGGCTGAATTTCAACCCCAAGCGCTCTGCAATCTGGAGCTTCACATAATGtataaaatgaagatttttctttttttaaaattttttactaTGTGCCCCCATAAAAAAAATGATCGCCCCACCTTGGACACTCTGATAAATTTAGTCTAGGACCAACGCTGTATCTTataatttatctttattatATTGATATCTATacaggaaaaaataagcaaaaatactttcagcatactgaatacaaaatatttttgtgataaatacaactaaaagaaaaagaaaaactagacAATCATACAGGACATTGATCAGACAGTTTTACAATATTGATTGAGAGAGAAATCTTAAGGATTACATAAACAGTCTCTGACCTAAATAATCCTTAATTACCTTCATGTTACCTTTCACagattataaattatattactttaccataataattaaatttacataaataaataagaaagaacTGATATGAACAAACTTAAAGAGCCTgacaattcaaataaacatattcaCTGTTATACAGTATCAAgattcaataaatgtttttaaagttttaaagtgtCATGAGTAAATTTTTAGAATGTCCTTCTTCACACCAGTAAGAATTGACATTTTCCAGCACATCTTCCTCTGGAAACCAGCAGAGACGTTATTGCTGGTTTGAAAGAAGCCATGACAGCAGGACCAAGCTGAGTGCAGTGATGAGGCTGATGTTGTGGCTTACTCCACTTGATACCTCTGCAAGTGAGGAAAAGAAGACACATGaccttatttgaaaaaacacCTCCTCTGTTATATACCAGATTTTGTATCATTGCAATgctaacttatttttatttgaatgtaattTAGCTTACGTATGTCATCCACAAGAAAAGAAGCAGTTTCGATGTTGAAGTCTGTGACGTTCAAAGCTGCTTTCAGCAAAACCTCTGCAATTTGAATGTTGCTAGGTACAAACGCTGCTGAAAATTTAAGGTTCATGTTGTTGATAATTGATCCGTtgctaaaaatgaaacaaaaatatcagttaatttgtccaaatttatattcaacaatgtttaaaattgtcTGCAAATCATACCTGAATGAAGTTACAGTGAAGTCGCGTAAAGTAGAAAACGTTCGCTGGAAGAGAGGTTCAAGCTGCAGGAAGACAAGGAAAATATTGTTCTGTAaattaaagttgtaattttttctATGTCTCAGTCATCCAAATCCTGAAATTacatcaaatataaaattttccTATGATagtttaggcaaaaaaaaaaatcatgataaaCCTTTTGTGTATGTGTGGTATTTCAGTTATATTAGATATTACTAACTTTTGCTAAAGGAAAATGTGAATTCATTAAGTgaagaaacattgttttaacCAATTTTTGCCCTGCATGTTACAAAGTGTGTTTCTTAAACCCAcctgatttaaataaagaattaacTGACAAGGTTCTACAGACGTTGGTTAAAGGTTAATTGTATAACTAAACAATTTGAATcataatttgatattttaaaagtgCCATCAGACTATATAACAAAGATTATATTTACCCTGGACTTATTTATAGATTCAGATATATCCAAACAAGcatacatatttgtttttgtttattttccttcttttaaattattcatcatTTCACACTTGtgcatgtatttttaatttttatatcaCGTAtggttatatttatatttaccaGTATTTGACACGTTAGATGGGAGTAGCttgttaacaaataaacaacTTCCCTTTCAGGATCCAGAAagtatattctaattttaaatcagGGAATAAATCTACACCATACAGGCCAAggtgtagattttttttctaacaaccCTTGCCCTCCTGTGGTATTGAACATAGTTTCTTTTattcaattttcatttttttgaatacaaaataatttagaCAGCTTTATGGTTCTGTCTCAAAACAATTTTCAACTTGAAAGTGTTGTTTGTTAAAGctcttttacaaatattttactataaGCTGAAATAAGACTTACATTTGACTTTAAAAGTGCAGCTCGATTTTTAAATGCGGCAGATGATGGGTTCAGCAAATCAGTGGTGAAGGTCTCGCCCAGAGACCTAAAAGTCACTTTCCTTGTGACTGTTGCCTCCACAGTTGGAGTTGTTTTGGTTGTTGGATTAACTGCAGTAGATGGAGCTGTGGTTTTGGTTGTTGGATTAACTGCAGTAGATGGAGTTGTGGTGTTGGTTGTTGGATTAACTTCAGTAGATGGAGTTGTGGTGTTGGTTGTTGGATTAACTGCAGCAGATGGAGTTGTGGTGTTGGTTGTTGGATTAACTGCAGTAGATGGAGTTGTGGTGTTGGTTGTTGGATTAACTGCAGTAGATGGAGTTGTGGTGTTGGTTGTTGAATTAACTTCAGTAGATGGAGTTGTGGTGTTGGTTGTTGGATTAACTGCAGTAGTTGCAGTTGAGTTTGGAGAGATAGTAGTATCTGTAGAATTTGTAGTGGGCGGTGTGGTTGGCAAAGGTGTGCCtgccagaaaaagaaaagaaaaaagacaatgctgcttaaataaaaatttacattGCTCTGTTTCTGTGTAGTGTTAGACCACGATTTACTTACGTATTATTTGGACAGAACCAGGTGAAAATGGAACATCCATGATAGTGTTGTTATTAGACTTATCTATAGCATCTGATAACGTTTTTTGTACTTCTTCGTTCCTTGGGAGTTCCACAAGTGGCGTGGTTTGGTTAAACTCCACCCCAACTTCTACTTCTGTGACATTCATTCGAATGCGGGATGTTAAAGAAACTCTGCAATATAAACgcaaaatataaacaagtttAGGAAAACatatattcattttgtttattaaaaaaaaaaaagaaattaagcttACCTAAATGAAATGACATAACTACGGACGAAGAGGGCTCCAAAAGCTTTTCTGTAGAGCATGTCATACTGTAGGACAAAAGATTAAGTACAATGATAAGAATATTGtataactgaatattttaatatttcaattgaATGTCTGACAATATGACCATAATGATATATTTTACTATGGCACTTACTACTGCTACAATCCTCTTCGCGAGATCCTTAAATGTTTGGGTGTTATTATCTTTGAGATCTTCATCAAATGGTTCGTAAACAACCACTCCAACATAAAAAACTGGAGCAGGAGGTCCATTTGTAGGAGTTGCATTAGTAGCCGGAATTGTTTGATAAGCTGTGGTTTGGTTTTGAGTAGATGACATTAAGGTTGGCTTAGCTGATAGTGTCGAAGGAGCTGTGGTGGGAGATGAAACTGTCGTATTTGATGGAATTGTTGCGGTCAGGGAAGGTGTGGCTGTTAAAGGAAGAACTGTGGAAGTAATTAGAGCAGGTGTAGTTGTTGCTGGAGTAGCAGAAGTGTTGGTTGAACCACTTGTGGTTCTGATCGGGGCATTTGTGGCTATATTTGGGGCAGCTGTGAATGTGTTAGGAGACACTGTGGTATCTGTAACAGAAGTTTGACTTGTAACTGTAGCAGCTGTTATTACTGATGAAGCTGATATTGTTGAAGGAAAAACTGAGGATGTGGATGAAGTTGATATGGATGTAGCTGGAGAAGTTTTGGTAGTGGCTGTTACAATAATTCTAGTGGATTGGGCAATCGTAGTTGTggatggagctgctgtggtttgcAGATTTGTAGTTATGGTTGAGCCAGCTGTAATTGGGATGCTTGCAGTAGATCTTGTTATTGTTGGCGCAACGGATGTGGATGTGGATGTAGCAGTTATGGTGGTGATTGGGGCAGCTGTTGTTGGAGTGTCTgatgttgtggttggagctgctgttgttgtggtcgaagcagctgtggttgtggttggagctgctgttgttgtggttggtgtctctgtagttgtggttggagctactgtggttgtggttggagcagctgttgctGTGGACAGAgctactgtggttgtggttggagaaacTGTTCTGGTTGCAGCAACtatggttgtagttggagctgctgtagttgtggttggagcagctgttgttgtggacAGAGCAGATGTAACTGTGGTTGGAGcggctgttgttgtggttggtgtctctgttgttatggttggagctactgtggttgtggttggagcagctgttgctGTGGACAGAgctactgtggttgtggttggagaaacTGTTCTGGTTGCAGCAACtatggttgtagttggagctgctgtagttgtggttggagcagctgttgttgtggacAGAGCAGATGTAACTGTGGTTGGAGcggctgttgttgtggttggtgtctctgttgttatggttggagctactgtagttgtggttggagatactgtagttgtggttggagctactgtagttgtggttggagttgctgttgttgtggttggagaagctgtggttgtggtcggtgtctctgttgttgtagGTTGTGTCTCTGTTCTTGTGGTTGGtgaagctgtggttgttgttggagcagatgttgttgtggttggagctgctgttgtggttggagttgctgcgtttgttgttgttgcagctgttgtggttgaaagaattgttgttgtcgtcggagctactgtggttgtggttggagaagctgttgtggttgaaggaattgttgtgtttggagcagctgtggttgtggttggagctactgtagttgtggttcgagttgctgttgttgtggttggagaagctgtggttgtggtcggtgtctctgttgttgtaggttgtgtctctgttgttgtggttggtgaagctgtggttgttgttggagcagatgttgttgtggttggagctgctgttgttgtggttggagttgctgcGTTTGTCGTTgttgcagctgttgtggttgaaagaattgttgttgtcgtcggagctactgt
The window above is part of the Xiphophorus couchianus chromosome 14, X_couchianus-1.0, whole genome shotgun sequence genome. Proteins encoded here:
- the LOC114157728 gene encoding cell wall protein DAN4-like isoform X1, which codes for MSSTQNQTTAYQTIPATNATPTNGPPAPVFYVGVVVYEPFDEDLKDNNTQTFKDLAKRIVAVYDMLYRKAFGALFVRSYVISFRVSLTSRIRMNVTEVEVGVEFNQTTPLVELPRNEEVQKTLSDAIDKSNNNTIMDVPFSPGSVQIIRTPLPTTPPTTNSTDTTISPNSTATTAVNPTTNTTTPSTEVNSTTNTTTPSTAVNPTTNTTTPSTAVNPTTNTTTPSAAVNPTTNTTTPSTEVNPTTNTTTPSTAVNPTTKTTAPSTAVNPTTKTTPTVEATVTRKVTFRSLGETFTTDLLNPSSAAFKNRAALLKSNLEPLFQRTFSTLRDFTVTSFSNGSIINNMNLKFSAAFVPSNIQIAEVLLKAALNVTDFNIETASFLVDDIQVSSGVSHNISLITALSLVLLSWLLSNQQ
- the LOC114157728 gene encoding uncharacterized protein P19A11.02c-like isoform X2, with the translated sequence MSSTQNQTTAYQTIPATNATPTNGPPAPVFYVGVVVYEPFDEDLKDNNTQTFKDLAKRIVAVYDMLYRKAFGALFVRSYVISFRVSLTSRIRMNVTEVEVGVEFNQTTPLVELPRNEEVQKTLSDAIDKSNNNTIMDVPFSPGSVQIIRTPLPTTPPTTNSTDTTISPNSTATTAVNPTTNTTTPSTAVNPTTNTTTPSAAVNPTTNTTTPSTEVNPTTNTTTPSTAVNPTTKTTAPSTAVNPTTKTTPTVEATVTRKVTFRSLGETFTTDLLNPSSAAFKNRAALLKSNLEPLFQRTFSTLRDFTVTSFSNGSIINNMNLKFSAAFVPSNIQIAEVLLKAALNVTDFNIETASFLVDDIQVSSGVSHNISLITALSLVLLSWLLSNQQ